The genomic DNA ATTATCATCAAGATCAAAACCTAAATTTATAAGTTTATCTTTGAATGCGTGTCTGCCGCTGTGCTTACCCAAAACTAAACTATTTTTCTCAGCGCCTATATCTTCAGCTTTTATGATCTCATAAGTCTGAGCGCATTTTAACATACCATCTTGATGAATACCACTTTCGTGAGCAAAAGCATTTTTACCGACTATAGCTTTGTTTGGTTGCGGCTCAATGCCTGTTATACTAGCAACCAGTCTGCTGGTGGCGTAGATCTCTTTTGTCACTATATCCGTATAAAGCGGAGCAAACTCATCACTTCTAGTTCTTATAGTCATAACAATCTCTTCAAGAGCGGCGTTTCCTGCTCTCTCGCCAAGTCCGTTAATAGTACATTCTACTTGTCTTGCACCAGCTTTGATACTTGCTAAAGTATTTGCTACAGCCAAACCTAAATCATTATGATTATGCACAGAAATAATAGCTCTATCTCCTATAAAATCTACCATTGATTTTACCATATTATATATCTCGTCTGGCATTCTAAACCCAACAGTATCAGGTAAATTCAGAGTTCTAGCTCCAGCTTCAACAACAGCAGCACAAATCTCTTTTAAAAATACTATATCGCTTCTTCCAGCATCTTCACAGCTAAACTCAACATCATCTACAAAAGTCTTAGCGTATTTTACAGCCTCGACTGCTCTTTTAATAACTTCATCCGGAGTCATTTTTAATTTATGCTCCATATGAATAGGACTCGTAGCTATAAACGTATGTATACGCCTATTTTTTGCTGGAGATATCGCTTCCCCTGCGGCTTTAATGTCTTTTTCTAAAGCCCTAGCAAGGCTTGCTATGCGAATGGAGTGAATTTGTTTTGCTATTTGATTTATAGCATCAAAATCACCGGGGCTTGCCGTGGCAAATCCTGCTTCCATAACATCAACACCTAAGCGCTCAAGCTGCAATGCGATCTGAATTTTCTCTTCAGTATTCATTGAAGCACCCGGGCTTTGCTCACCATCTCTTAAAGTAGTATCAAAAACTATTATTTTATTATTATCCATTTTGTTATCCTCTTTTTTAAATTTAGCATATTGCTAAGTGTAAAGATTTAAAATCACCTTGTGTTTTGTATATTGGGGTTATTAAAAAAATTAAGTTTTACAGCAGGTTAAGGAGAGAGAGTTTGTAGATAAATATATATTTTTTTTGTGAAAATGGCGTGGTCATCTGTTCTCCTTGGTTAATTTTATATTTTTAGCAAAAAATCTTGCCCATATGGCTCTAATTATACCATAAATTGTGTAAATAGTAATAAGAATTGTTGCGCTTTCTAACGGGCATAAGTATAACATAGAAAATATTATTACTAAATAAACAAGTGTTTTTAAATAATTTGCTCTTTTAAAATCAACTTTTTTAAAACTCGGATATCTAACATTTGATACCATAAGTACGGAAAGTCCGGCCATAATCACTATAAAAATAGGCTCAAAACCGTGCATAAAATCATAATTATTATAAATTCCAACCCAAAAAGCGCTCACTATAGCAGCACTTGGTATAGGAAGCCCTATAAAAACATTTGGTTCACAAGTTCCGCTCATAACATTAAATCTAGCAAGCCTTATAGCGCCAAATACTACAAACATAGCTGTTAAAAGTGCTCCGAAACGACCGAAATTATAACCTATACTGAAATAAAAAAGTAAAGCCGGAGCCACGCCAAACGCGACTAAATCAGCTAAACTATCAAATTCGACTCCGAATTTAGAAGTGGTTTTCGTAAGTCTAGCAACTCTTCCATCCAAACCATCTAATATCAAAGATAAAACTA from Campylobacter fetus subsp. fetus includes the following:
- the pssA gene encoding CDP-diacylglycerol--serine O-phosphatidyltransferase, which produces MENKPKLIYILPNLFTAGSAFLGIISILASANGEYMKAIIYIVLSLILDGLDGRVARLTKTTSKFGVEFDSLADLVAFGVAPALLFYFSIGYNFGRFGALLTAMFVVFGAIRLARFNVMSGTCEPNVFIGLPIPSAAIVSAFWVGIYNNYDFMHGFEPIFIVIMAGLSVLMVSNVRYPSFKKVDFKRANYLKTLVYLVIIFSMLYLCPLESATILITIYTIYGIIRAIWARFFAKNIKLTKENR
- a CDS encoding 2-isopropylmalate synthase encodes the protein MDNNKIIVFDTTLRDGEQSPGASMNTEEKIQIALQLERLGVDVMEAGFATASPGDFDAINQIAKQIHSIRIASLARALEKDIKAAGEAISPAKNRRIHTFIATSPIHMEHKLKMTPDEVIKRAVEAVKYAKTFVDDVEFSCEDAGRSDIVFLKEICAAVVEAGARTLNLPDTVGFRMPDEIYNMVKSMVDFIGDRAIISVHNHNDLGLAVANTLASIKAGARQVECTINGLGERAGNAALEEIVMTIRTRSDEFAPLYTDIVTKEIYATSRLVASITGIEPQPNKAIVGKNAFAHESGIHQDGMLKCAQTYEIIKAEDIGAEKNSLVLGKHSGRHAFKDKLINLGFDLDDNEINEAFIKFKELCDKKKEIFDDDIRALVSHEIIKIPEIYSIQTLSTSSCNAGHSSAAVSIKFSDNIISDAALGNGTADAIFKVIDRISGISGELKDYKVNAVSQGKDALAKITVKVVFEGSSCATIGHGLDIDTMMASAKAYVSALNSYLSMKNR